Proteins found in one Neomonachus schauinslandi chromosome 1, ASM220157v2, whole genome shotgun sequence genomic segment:
- the LOC110584894 gene encoding LOW QUALITY PROTEIN: histone-lysine N-methyltransferase SETMAR (The sequence of the model RefSeq protein was modified relative to this genomic sequence to represent the inferred CDS: inserted 2 bases in 1 codon) — protein sequence MARNVRESCREVXPCGMAGTEEGPKALTEQLDIARGLENVPVSAWPPGAEPEPFQYTPDHVAGPGTDIDPTQITFPGCICLKTPCLPGTCSCLRHGENYDDNSRLRDIGSEGKCAKPVFECNVLCQCSDHCRNRVVQQGLQFQLQVFKTDKKGWGLRTLELIPKGRFVCEYAGEVLGYSEVQRRIQLQTIHDPNYIIAVREHVYNGKVIETFVDPAYIGSIGRFLNHSCEPNLLMIPVRIDSMVPKLALFAAKDILPEEELSYDYSGRFLNLMDSEDQERLDPGKIRKPCYCGAKSCAAFLPYDSSLFCPLEKPNMS from the exons ATGGCGCGAAACGTCCGCGAAAGCTGTAGAGAGGT GCCATGCGGGATGGCAGGGACTGAGGAGGGGCCTAAGGCCCTTACTGAGCAGCTGGATATCGCGCGCGGCTTGGAGAACGTGCCCGTGAGCGCGTGGCCCCCGGGGGCGGAGCCAGAGCCCTTCCAG tATACTCCTGACCATGTAGCTGGACCTGGAACAGACATTGATCCCACACAAATAACCTTTCCTGGATGCATTTGCCTCAAAACCCCCTGCCTCCCTGGTACTTGCTCTTGTCTCCGTCATGGGGAGAACTATGATGATAATTCACGCCTTAGAGATATAGGATCGGAAGGAAAGTGTGCCAAGCCAGTATTTGAATGCAACGTCCTATGTCAGTGCAGTGACCACTGCAGGAACAGGGTGGTCCAGCAGGGTCTGCAGTTCCAACTCCAGGTGTTCAAGACGGACAAAAAAGGCTGGGGACTTCGTACCTTGGAATTGATACCAAAAGGACGGTTTGTCTGTGAATATGCTGGTGAAGTTTTGGGATATTCTGAAGTACAGAGAAGAATTCAGTTACAAACAATACACGATCCAAATTACATTATAGCCGTCAGAGAACATGTTTACAACGGGAAGGTCATAGAAACATTTGTTGATCCTGCCTATATAGGAAGTATTGGAAGATTTCTCAACCATTCTTGTGAGCCAAACCTGTTGATGATTCCTGTCCGAATTGACTCAATGGTACCAAAGTTGGCACTTTTTGCAGCCAAAGACATTTTGCCCGAAGAAGAACTCTCTTATGACTATTCAGGAAGATTTCTTAATCTAATGGACAGTGAAGACCAAGAAAGGCTAGATCCCgggaaaataagaaaaccttGTTATTGTGGTGCCAAATCATGTGCTGCTTTCCTGCCTTATGACAGTTCACTGTTCTGCCCCTTAGAAAAGCCAAACATGAGTTAG